The Clostridium sporogenes genome contains a region encoding:
- a CDS encoding ABC transporter substrate-binding protein, whose product MRKLKSIVSVFLIGILTLGLVACGSKKEETKNTDEKKDLKGSTIKIIATSEDYKPVFEKFTKETGIKVEFLSMSSGEVISRIKAEDGKPMADVWFGGGLDAFMDAKDSGLLEKYIPEESKDIKEEYKDKEGYWMGKGLTIVGFLANKDVLKEKNLQIPKTWDDLAKPEYKNEILMSNPAVSGTNYAVVNALLQQKGKDVGWKYFENLNKNISYYSKRGKDPKLKTTAGEVAIGITYIDNSIVKLEKEKNMQVIYPEDGIPWVVEGMAIFKNASNLEGAKIFENWVLKKETQEELAKIDGKDGAMLVKPGVKGIDLKVPKDKLMKEDLSSFGKDRKEILDKWKAMVGNK is encoded by the coding sequence ATGAGAAAATTAAAATCAATAGTTTCTGTATTTTTAATAGGAATTTTAACATTAGGATTAGTTGCTTGTGGTTCAAAAAAAGAGGAAACTAAAAATACTGATGAGAAAAAAGATTTAAAAGGAAGCACTATAAAAATAATTGCTACCTCGGAAGACTATAAGCCTGTGTTTGAAAAATTTACAAAAGAAACTGGTATAAAAGTTGAATTTTTATCTATGTCTTCTGGAGAAGTTATATCAAGAATTAAAGCTGAAGATGGCAAACCTATGGCAGACGTGTGGTTTGGTGGTGGATTGGATGCATTTATGGATGCAAAAGATTCAGGTCTATTAGAAAAGTACATACCAGAAGAATCTAAAGATATAAAAGAAGAATATAAAGATAAAGAAGGATACTGGATGGGAAAAGGGCTAACAATAGTAGGCTTTTTAGCTAATAAGGATGTACTTAAAGAAAAAAATCTACAGATACCTAAAACATGGGATGATTTAGCTAAACCAGAATATAAAAATGAAATATTAATGTCTAACCCAGCAGTATCAGGTACAAATTATGCAGTAGTAAATGCTTTATTGCAACAAAAAGGGAAAGATGTAGGTTGGAAGTACTTTGAAAATTTAAATAAAAATATATCTTATTATTCAAAAAGAGGTAAAGATCCAAAACTAAAGACTACAGCAGGAGAAGTAGCTATAGGTATAACTTATATAGATAATTCTATAGTAAAATTAGAAAAAGAGAAAAATATGCAGGTTATATATCCAGAGGATGGAATACCATGGGTTGTAGAAGGAATGGCTATATTTAAAAATGCTAGCAACTTGGAAGGAGCTAAGATATTTGAAAACTGGGTATTAAAGAAAGAAACACAGGAAGAACTAGCTAAGATAGATGGAAAAGATGGAGCTATGCTTGTTAAGCCAGGAGTTAAAGGTATAGATTTAAAAGTACCAAAGGATAAATTAATGAAAGAAGATTTATCTTCCTTTGGAAAAGATAGAAAAGAAATACTTGATAAATGGAAGGCTATGGTAGGTAACAAGTAA
- a CDS encoding ABC transporter permease, translating to MNRKKLRVSNKLDTQFYNILDKILIVLIILLVILFIFWPIICVIKESFFKDGNFTLKLYNDIFKNNKKLIYNSVFVAFMCTIFTTLISICIALYASFSSGRLRKIITVTLMLTMISPPFVSSLAYINLFGRRGFITHGILKLTLNTYGWQGIVIMETLGLVSMSSLLLIGIIGGVDKNFLYASLDLGGGFNYTLIRIVLPIIKPGIIVTGLLAFVRSLSDFGTPMIIGGSFQVLATEVYMNIIANGNFAMAAAMSVLILIPSLIAFLIYRFYMSNSEVFSKDSKKLFSQVQEYKIKGTFAIILKIITYLFLLVMILQYTSIFLSAITKYKFNKMYFTLDNIKRVYEYNLSSFGRSIIYSLVTGLIGSLLGIFISYYVNRRKIIGGDFIDFISTLPYIIPGTFFGIGYIFAFNKYPLEFTGTAFIVVANCIFKQIPMTTKVSSAVLSGIDSEIEEAAKDLGAPNIFIIKDVILPMLKPAFWAGFVNNFTATMTTIGAIIFLIYPGQKVVTVEMFDAIQSGDYGVGSVMASLIIIITLIINMLFTKFIIGGKDVSKDKKFRKSF from the coding sequence ATGAATAGAAAAAAATTAAGGGTATCTAATAAATTAGATACCCAATTTTATAATATTTTAGATAAAATTCTAATAGTACTAATAATATTATTAGTAATTTTATTTATATTTTGGCCAATTATCTGTGTTATAAAAGAAAGTTTTTTTAAAGATGGCAATTTTACATTAAAGTTATATAACGATATATTTAAAAATAATAAAAAACTTATATATAATAGTGTGTTTGTAGCTTTCATGTGTACAATATTTACTACTTTAATTTCTATATGTATTGCTCTTTATGCCAGTTTTTCATCAGGTAGATTAAGAAAAATAATCACAGTTACTTTAATGCTTACAATGATATCACCACCTTTTGTGTCTTCGCTAGCATACATAAATTTATTTGGAAGAAGAGGTTTTATAACTCATGGAATTTTAAAATTAACTCTTAATACATATGGTTGGCAAGGTATTGTTATAATGGAAACACTAGGTTTGGTATCTATGTCCTCCTTATTGTTAATAGGTATAATAGGGGGAGTAGATAAAAATTTCTTGTATGCTTCTTTAGATTTAGGAGGAGGTTTTAATTATACTTTAATAAGAATAGTTTTACCTATTATAAAACCAGGTATAATAGTTACTGGACTTTTAGCTTTTGTAAGAAGTTTATCAGATTTTGGAACACCAATGATTATAGGAGGTTCCTTTCAAGTTCTAGCTACAGAAGTTTATATGAATATAATAGCCAATGGAAATTTTGCTATGGCTGCGGCAATGAGCGTGCTTATACTGATACCTTCTTTAATAGCTTTTTTAATATATAGATTCTACATGAGTAACTCTGAAGTATTTTCTAAAGACAGTAAAAAACTTTTTTCGCAAGTCCAGGAATATAAAATAAAGGGAACTTTTGCTATTATTTTGAAAATAATTACTTATCTATTTTTATTAGTAATGATTTTGCAATATACATCAATATTTTTAAGTGCTATAACAAAATATAAATTTAATAAAATGTATTTCACTTTAGATAATATAAAAAGGGTTTATGAGTATAACTTAAGTAGCTTTGGAAGAAGTATAATATATTCATTAGTTACAGGATTAATAGGTAGTTTATTAGGAATTTTTATATCTTATTATGTGAATAGAAGAAAGATTATAGGGGGAGATTTTATAGATTTTATATCTACATTACCCTATATAATTCCTGGAACATTTTTTGGAATAGGGTATATATTTGCATTTAATAAATATCCTTTGGAATTTACAGGTACAGCTTTTATAGTAGTTGCAAATTGTATATTTAAACAAATTCCTATGACTACTAAGGTATCTTCAGCAGTTTTATCTGGAATAGATTCAGAAATAGAAGAGGCAGCAAAGGATTTAGGAGCACCTAATATATTTATAATTAAGGATGTAATATTGCCCATGTTAAAACCAGCTTTTTGGGCTGGATTTGTAAATAATTTTACAGCTACTATGACCACTATAGGAGCAATAATATTTTTAATATATCCAGGTCAAAAGGTAGTTACAGTAGAAATGTTTGATGCTATACAAAGTGGGGATTATGGTGTAGGGTCTGTTATGGCATCATTAATAATTATAATTACGCTTATTATAAATATGTTGTTTACAAAGTTTATTATAGGAGGAAAAGATGTATCTAAGGATAAAAAATTTAGAAAAAGCTTTTAA
- a CDS encoding ABC transporter ATP-binding protein produces the protein MYLRIKNLEKAFNNIKVVDNIDLELEKGKLLCLLGPSGCGKTTTLKMIGGFLKQDKGNILIENEDISKLSPENRPISTVFQSYALFPHMNVIENIIYGLKFKGYSKKEALKKGEEYLEIIGLSEFKNKKISQLSGGQQQRVALARALIVNPKVLLLDEPLSNLDAKLRIKMRKEIKEIQSKFNMTMIFVTHDQEEALSIADYLAVMNKGELIQVGTPEEIYNKPINEFVASFIGNINKVNINNKVELIRPEQITINKDNGDKEGRIRYKQFLGAYVNYFVETKDETIIVHDFSRKSKIFKEGEIVYLNFFNS, from the coding sequence ATGTATCTAAGGATAAAAAATTTAGAAAAAGCTTTTAATAATATAAAAGTAGTGGATAATATTGATTTAGAATTAGAAAAGGGTAAATTATTATGTCTTTTAGGTCCCAGTGGTTGTGGTAAAACTACTACCCTTAAAATGATAGGGGGATTTTTAAAGCAGGACAAGGGTAATATTTTAATAGAAAATGAGGATATTTCAAAGCTTTCACCAGAAAATAGGCCTATTTCTACAGTTTTTCAGTCCTATGCTCTTTTTCCTCATATGAATGTAATAGAAAATATAATTTATGGATTAAAATTTAAAGGATATAGTAAAAAAGAAGCTTTAAAAAAGGGAGAAGAATATTTAGAAATAATAGGATTATCTGAATTCAAAAATAAAAAAATATCTCAATTAAGCGGAGGACAGCAACAAAGAGTAGCTTTGGCAAGGGCTTTAATAGTTAATCCTAAAGTACTTCTGTTAGATGAACCATTAAGTAATTTAGATGCTAAGCTTAGAATAAAAATGAGAAAAGAAATAAAGGAAATTCAAAGCAAGTTTAATATGACTATGATATTCGTAACTCATGATCAGGAAGAAGCGTTAAGCATTGCTGATTACTTAGCAGTAATGAATAAAGGAGAGTTAATTCAAGTAGGAACTCCAGAAGAAATATATAATAAGCCTATAAATGAGTTTGTAGCATCTTTTATAGGAAATATAAATAAGGTTAATATAAATAATAAAGTAGAACTTATAAGACCAGAACAGATAACAATTAATAAAGATAATGGAGATAAAGAAGGGCGGATTAGGTATAAACAATTTTTAGGAGCTTATGTAAATTACTTTGTAGAAACTAAAGATGAAACCATAATAGTACACGATTTTAGTAGAAAAAGTAAAATTTTTAAAGAAGGAGAAATTGTATATCTTAATTTTTTTAATAGCTAA